TCAAAGATGCCCTCATTCAAATGGATCTGCATGAATACCAGCTGGAAACCGTGGAAACCGCCCTGTTCGGGTTTGCTGGTCACGCCGTGTATCCAGAAGGGGAAATTGCTCTACCCCTGACCCTGGGCACCAGAGACTTGAGAAAAACTGTAATAACTACTTTCACGGTAGTGGACGCCCCATCCTCATATAATGTCATCATAGGAAGACCAGCCATGAATGAAATGAGAGCAGTGGCCTCGACGTACCATCAAAAGATCAAATTCCCAGTGAGAGGACAGGTCGGAGAAGTTAAGGGCGATCAGCCCTCTTCTCGAAGATGTTATGGAGAAACAGTCCGGATTGATCAGAAGAAGGCAAGAAGGGAAGGGAAGGGAAAAGAGCATCAGGAGGAGGCCCGGGAAAGGGAAGTGCACTTTGTGGCGGAAGAAGAGCAGGAATCGGTGGAGATTGAGCCAGGAAAGAACATCCGGATAGCGCGGGACATCTGCGCGACTACCCGGGTAAAACTCTTGCAATGTTTGAAAACTAATGCCGATATCTTTGCTTGGTCTCAACAGGAACTGTCCGGGATCTCGCCCCAAGTAGCCGAGCATAAATTAAATATCCTCCCGGGGTCCCGGCCAGTTAAGCAGAAAAAGCGACATTTCGGCCCGGAGAaagataaaataattgaaaaacaggTTGAGGAATTGCTGAGGGCTGGGCACATTAGGGAAGTCCATTTCCCTTCTTGGCTATCGAACGTGGTTCTCGTCCCAAAGTCTACTGGGAAATGGAGAATGTGCGTAGATTTCAGAGATTTGAATAAAGCTTGCCCGAAGGATTGTTACCCGCTCCCTCGGATCGATCAGCTAGTCGATTCCACCTCTGGGTGTGAACTCTTAAGTTTTTTGGATGCATATCAGGGATATCATCAGATCCCTTTAGCTACAGAAGATCAAGACAAAGCTAGTTTCATTACTTCCGGAGGAACTTTTTGTTATGTCGTGATGCCTTTTGGATTAAAGAATGCAGGAGCCACGTACCAACGGTTGATGAATCTGGTTTTTCACAAACAGATAGGTCGCAACATCGAGGTATATGTGGAGGACATTCTCATCAAGACTCGAGAAGTTGCTCATTTTATTGATGACTTGTCAGAAACTTTCGCCACTCTGAAACAATACCAAATAAAACTTAACCCGGCCAAATGTGTGTTTGGGGTTAAGAGCGGAAAATTCTTGGGGTTCATGGTCACGGATCGGGGAATAGAGGTTAACCCAGAAAAAATCCAGGCCATCGTGAACATGCCCTCTCCTCAGTCCGTTCGAGACGTGCAAAAACTGACAGGGAGAATTGCGGCCTTATCATGCTTCATTTCCCGATCTGCACACCGTAGCTATCCTTTCTTTCAAGTTCTGAGGAAAGCACAGAAATTCGGCTGGGATGACAACTGCGAGCAGGcctttcaaaatttgaaaaaacagCTGGCTGAACTGCCCGTCTTGGCAAAACCCGAGCCCGGAGAAAAATTGTGGGTCTATCTCTCAGCCACCGAAATTGTTGTTAGCTCCGTACTCATCAAGGAAGAAGGAACCGATCAGAAGCCTGTCTACTATGTTAGTCACGCCCTTCGAGGAGCCGAGTTGAGATACAGTGAATTAGAAAAGATTGCTCTGGCTTTGGTAATGACTGCTCGAAAGCTAAGACCGTATTTCCTCTGACATCCCATTGTGGTCCTCACTAATTCTCCTCTCGGAAGAATTATGACTCATACAAAGGTCTCGGGGAGGATGATCAAATGGACTGTAGAACTCGGGGAGTATGATATTGAGTACAAACCACGGGCTGCAATAAAAGCACAAGCCCTATCAGATTTCTTAACAGAAATGATCCAGCCTGAAGAAGAAGGAGTGTGGAGGGTATTTGTTGATGGCGCCTCAAACATAGCAGGGTGCGGAGTGGGGGTCGTCTTGATCTCCCCACTGGAAGAGAGGGTTAAATTGGCTCTGAAGATTGACTTTAGGGTCACGAATAATGAAGCGGAATACGAAGCTGTTTTGGCAGGGTTGCGTGCTGCCCGAGAAATTGGGGCCTCCCGAATCATCATTTATTCCGACTCTCAGTTGGTTACCCAACAAATTAAAGGAGCTTACGAAATTAAGAATGAGAAGATGCTCAAGTACTTGAATCTTATCACTTCTCAAGCCTCATCCTTCACAGACTGGAGTATCGAACAAATTCCCCGGGAAGAGAACACTGAAGCCGACACGTTAGCCAAATTGGCGGCTTCCTTGACAGAGGTAAGTACCCGGGAAATTCTCTGTTGTTCACAGCTGGTATCGTCACTTGAGGAAGAAGCACCCCCACTGAAAAAGGACTCTTGGATGACTCCTATCATAGAATGTATGAAGGAGGGGAAACTTCCAGAGGACCGGGCCCAAGCTATAAAAATCAGGAAACAGGTACCCCGGTTTGCTCTtttgaatgatgttttgtatagGCGATCCTTTCAGGGCCCCTTACTCAAGTGCCTATCGGGGGAAGAAACAGAGTATGTCCTTCGGGAAGTACATGAGGGATGCTGTGGGGAACATCTCGGAGGAACGGCTCTGTCGCGGAAGGTTATTTTTGCAGGATTTTGGTGGCCTCAAGTAAACCAAGATGCTGCCCGGCTCGTCCAGAAATGTCAAGGTTGTCAACATCACTCTAATTTCCACCATCGCCCGACTGCCAACATGCAACCGATCTCCGCATCATGCCCTTTCGACCAATGGGGATTGGACATCGTGGGTCCCTTTCCACCAGCGCACGCCCAGAAGAAGTTCCTCCTAGTAGCTGTGGATTATTTTTCTAAATGGGTAGAAGCCGAGCCGTTGGCAAGAATCACTGAGGATGAAATCATGAAATTCTTATGGAGAAACATTGTCTGCCGATATGGCATCCCAAGAAAATTAATTTCAGACAATGGCAGACAATTCCAAAGAAAAAAGATCACCTCTTGGTGTCAGGAAATGAAGATTATGCAATCTTTTACCTCAGTAGCCTACCCTCAGGCCAATGGCCAGACGTAGGTAACCAACAGGATCATTGTGCAAGCTTTGAAAGCCCGGCTTCAGGGGAAAGGAAAAGATTGGGTAGAAGAATTACCCAGCGTCTCATGGGCTTATCGGACTATGCCTCGATCATCCACTCGGGAAACCCCATATGGTCTGGTTTATGGATCTGAAGCAGTCTTGCCAGTAGAAATCGGGCAATCTTCCACTCGAGTGGAATCTTACTCGAGCAACAATGACTTGTCTCGGGCCCTGGAGCTTGACCTTGTGGAAGAAAAAAGAGATCGAGCGGTCATCCGGATGGAAGCTTATCGCAGCAGGGTCATGAAATCCTATAACAAGCACGTTCGAAAAAGGGATTTTCATGTAGGAGATTTGGTTATGAAAAAGTCAAACCAGTGGGTGATGTGGGGAAGCTAGAAGCCAAATGGGAAGGGCCTTTCAAAGTAATCAGAAAAGTCAGCTCTGGTACAGCCTATTACCTCGAAGATCCTCAAGGACATGTTCTTAAAAGGCCATGGAATGCTTTTCATTTAAAGAAGTATTATGTTTAATAAACATTTGTATCTGTTATTTCTACATTGAATGAAGGAAGTTACTTGAAAGATTATCTTTTAAGTCCAGAGATCCGTACcttggcccggtggacccgaaccccggattatcttttaagtccagggacccgtaccctggcccggtggacccgtaccccggattatcttttaagtccagggacccgtaccctggcccggtggacccgtaccccggattatcttttaagtccagggacccgtatcctggcccggtggacccgtaccccggattaCCTTTTAAGCCGAGGGACCTGTGCCCCGACCCGGGGAAACCATATCCCATTTAGCAatcaaaattacaaaattttacTTTAACATGAAAGGAAGCAAAatcagaaaaaataaataagcaTGTATAGATCAAAGGAAGAAGGTTACAAGAAAGTAAAAGGGGTTCTTTATTCTGCGGGGGGGTCCTGCCTATCCATATCTTCCTTATCATCATCTGGGAGGGATGCAGCAGCCTTCTCCAAATCCGGGAAATCTTCCATATCTGCTGGAACCAGGCCGGCTTCCTCGAATTGCTCTAAACACTTGTTGAAGCCTTGTTCGAAGTACGGGAAGGCTTTTCTGGCCAGCATTTTTTTGAAATCAGAAGACTTCAGGAAGTGTGACATTTGTTCTGCTTGGGTTTTCTTCAAAAGGGTCACAGCTGCCTGAAAGTCCTCAGCCCGGACCCGGTGGTACTCTGCATCTTCTCTGGCCGCCAGCACCCCTTCTCTAGCCTCAGCAGCTAGCGCCTCGAAATCCTCAGCACGAGCCCGGGAGGATTCTGCCTCTGCCCTGGCCGTCTGCGCCTCTGCGCGGGCATCAGATAACTCAGCCCGGAGCAGATCCATCTGTTGCTGCCATACGGCCTTCTCCCGGGCAAGAACATTCTCGTGGATTTCCCTAATTCGACCAATCTCCTCTTGGAGTTTGCCATGTATCTCCTGAGCAGCCTTGGTCTGGACATGAGCTCCTTTGGCTATCTTCGCCACCCGTTCATGCCCATGCAGTAACATTTGTAAGCCCTGGGAATAAAAGAGGTCAAGAGCTTATACTAAGGAAGAATCTAAAATAACGTACTTACCGAGAAAGTCCGGGCTGCCCCTTCACTCAGAAGCATATTAGGATGCATCCCCTGAAGATGTGCCACCTCATCAGGACGGAGGAAACTCCCAATCACCCTCAACAAATCTGAACTGATGGTATCCCCAAAAATATTGGGGAGAACCAGAGGCCTCTCCACCGGAGTACCTGCAGAGGAACCCGCCAAAGAAGGAGAACGAGTCATTTCCCCGGGCTCATCTTCCACTACTATCGTTTCCACCCTTGGCTCCCTCGTGGCTTTCCTCTTGCCACGATTCAGAGGAGCCGGATCTTCCTCTTGACCCGAGGAGATAGGCTCTTCCCGGGGAGGGACGGCCTCCGCTTGGGCGATAGTCTCTGTTTCCCGGGCCGAATCTGCCTCCCTGGCTCGACGTTCTTCCGTTCCTTGAGCCTCAGCTGCCTCCCTGGCTCGACGCGCTTCCGCTTCGCCGGCTTCGGCCGCCTCCCTGGCCAGGCGCTCGTCCTGTTCTTGGGCTTCCCTGGCCCTTTTCTCTGCTCTGATCTTCTTTTGCTCCGCTTTCCTTTTAGCGGCAGCCTCTTGGAAGCTTGCTCTGATCATATCTTCTTCGGCTACATCAAAAACATAATGGGTCAGGAAAGTAAAGGCACGAAGAAATAAGAAAGCTGAGAAAAGCAATTTACCCGCCTGTGACCCGGGTTGATCAAACTCATCGATAATCTGATCTACGGGGTCTTCGGGCCGGGACCCGATCCCGTAAAAAATCAGATTATTCGTCCCGATCAGCACCGAGGATAAGAAGGACTGATTCCCTAAGGTATCCCAGGCATGTGTAAAAGGGGGGAGAAGTTTGAAATCTCGAGGAAGTTCAGGTTGTTTGGGCAAGGAAGACAGAAAACCCAAAGTGCAAGACGGGGGAGTCGggaattgaagaaagaaaaattttgttttccatCCCTTTAAAGAGGAAGGGATATCGGTTAAAAACCGATAATGCATCCGAGCCATAAAAGAGAAAACCCCATCGTTAAACCGACAAGAGTAGAAGTAATGGAAGATTGAGGAAT
This Primulina eburnea isolate SZY01 chromosome 2, ASM2296580v1, whole genome shotgun sequence DNA region includes the following protein-coding sequences:
- the LOC140824162 gene encoding uncharacterized protein; translated protein: MANAKKAASHQVSQHEQQRKQAQEEERREEERESAGSKSPTVAGELEELRKKVKALEGQAGSKGSISVIKGCPFSDIIIREPLPGHFKSAKIKDYDGSSDPEEHLACFENMAMLHCYEDPIKCKVFLTTLVDSAQRWFEGLAPQSICCFDDFQKVFLHQFSSSKKYKKTAFSLFEVKQRQDETLMAYLKIFNRMALDVPTCAPETKTTAFMQGLWEGDFFRSLTKKLPENFEDLLSRAEKYINMEEAQNQKREALKRARGDRTYKTEDRAPKKSGGGHFPHVPLNMARDREIQECRSNEALPPRSEARISKPEQKRYCTLHKNCAHDTNQCRVLGRNVNRRPMSAPHPPRERSKQPPWLSRRSSLNIPQRTMSTPSGRRGGETSTREERIKPAGGEDPSPSRGVIKMISGGSTDGDSNRARKARGRRECLEVDGKRRDEPIISFGPEDLQGVSLPHNDALVIQARIANYDLLRVFVDNGSSVNVIFKDALIQMDLHEYQLETVETALFGFAGHAVYPEGEIALPLTLGTRDLRKTVITTFTVVDAPSSYNVIIGRPAMNEMRAVASTYHQKIKFPVRGQVGEVKGDQPSSRRCYGETVRIDQKKARREGKGKEHQEEAREREVHFVAEEEQESVEIEPGKNIRIARDICATTRVKLLQCLKTNADIFAWSQQELSGISPQVAEHKLNILPGSRPVKQKKRHFGPEKDKIIEKQVEELLRAGHIREVHFPSWLSNVVLVPKSTGKWRMCVDFRDLNKACPKDCYPLPRIDQLVDSTSGCELLSFLDAYQGYHQIPLATEDQDKASFITSGGTFCYVVMPFGLKNAGATYQRLMNLVFHKQIGRNIEVYVEDILIKTREVAHFIDDLSETFATLKQYQIKLNPAKCVFGVKSGKFLGFMVTDRGIEVNPEKIQAIVNMPSPQSVRDVQKLTGRIAALSCFISRSAHRSYPFFQVLRKAQKFGWDDNCEQAFQNLKKQLAELPVLAKPEPGEKLWVYLSATEIVVSSVLIKEEGTDQKPVYYVSHALRGAELRYSELEKIALALVMTARKLRPYFL